The following coding sequences are from one Brienomyrus brachyistius isolate T26 chromosome 2, BBRACH_0.4, whole genome shotgun sequence window:
- the lrrtm4l2 gene encoding leucine-rich repeat transmembrane neuronal protein 4 isoform X1, whose protein sequence is MGWSRGGSRLVCLLLQVSVLALLAGAEKMCPRGCRCEGKIAYCESGSFQDIPENVSSGCQGLSLRYNGLTTLLPYQFAHLSQLVWLYLDHNAIGVVDSRAFQGVRRLKELILSSNKISQLHNQTFHGVPNLRNLDLSYNKLQELQPGQFQGLRKLQSLHLRSNGLTGIPIRAFLECRSLEFLDLGYNRLRAVTRTTFLGLLKLTELHLEHNQFSRINFFLFPRLLNLRALYLQWNRIRLITQGLPWTWHTLQKLDLSGNEIQALDPAIFQCLPNLQILNLESNKLSNVSQEAVASWTSLNTISLAGNVWDCGPGICPLVAWLRNFKGSKDTTMICSSPKSLQGEKVIEAVRNYSVCEETPTLAPTLMPTDQLTMVPMTATVRPPPPPTPAPTTRAVPTWLKPQLLPPLDSGRTDRGFWPRPSGATSPGNSPATPEPPFEHMSFHKIVAGGVALFLSVSLILLVIYVSWKRYPRTMRQLQQHSAGRKRRKKAPETEPESGLSPQLQEYYMSYNPTSSDTMDMLVNGTAPCTCTISGSRECENEYTCLRPLPGVWLGDLSAIH, encoded by the exons ATGG GGTGGTCCCGTGGTGGCAGCCGGCTGGTATGTCTCCTTCTCCAAGTCTCGGTGCTGGCACTGCTTGCCGGCGCGGAGAAGATGTGCCCCCGGGGGTGTCGCTGCGAGGGGAAGATCGCTTACTGCGAGTCAGGATCCTTCCAGGACATTCCTGAGAACGTGTCCAGCGGCTGCCAGGGCCTGTCACTGCGCTACAATGGCTTGACGACCCTGCTGCCATACCAGTTTGCCCACCTCAGCCAGCTTGTCTGGCTCTACCTGGACCACAATGCCATCGGTGTGGTGGACAGCCGGGCCTTCCAGGGCGTGCGGCGGctcaaggagctgatcctgagcTCCAACAAGATCTCACAGCTCCACAACCAGACCTTTCATGGCGTGCCCAACCTGCGCAACCTGGACCTGTCCTACAACAAGCTGCAGGAGTTGCAGCCAGGTCAGTTCCAGggtctgcgcaaactgcagagCCTGCACCTGCGCTCCAATGGGCTCACGGGTATCCCCATCCGCGCCTTCCTGGAGTGTCGCAGCCTGGAGTTCCTGGACCTGGGATACAACCGCCTGCGTGCCGTCACACGCACCACCTTCCTGGGGCTGCTCAAGCTCACTGAGCTGCATCTGGAGCACAACCAGTTCTCCCGAATTAACTTCTTCCTCTTCCCGCGACTCCTCAACCTACGGGCGCTCTACCTACAATGGAACCGCATTCGTTTAATCACCCAGGGCCTCCCCTGGACCTGGCACACTCTGCAGAAACTGGACCTCTCTGGGAACGAGATCCAAGCCCTAGACCCGGCCATATTCCAGTGCCTGCCCAACTTGCAGATACTCAACCTAGAGTCCAACAAGCTCAGCAACGTGTCACAAGAGGCAGTGGCCTCGTGGACCTCTTTGAACACCATCAGCTTGGCCGGCAATGTGTGGGACTGCGGTCCGGGcatctgccccctggtggcctgGTTGAGGAACTTCAAGGGCAGCAAGGACACCACTATGATATGTAGCAGCCCCAAATCACTCCAGGGGGAGAAGGTGATAGAGGCTGTGAGGAATTACTCCGTCTGTGAGGAGACGCCAACTTTGGCACCGACCTTGATGCCGACGGACCAGCTGACTATGGTCCCCATGACAGCCACTGTGAGACCTCCTCCCCCACCTACTCCTGCCCCCACCACACGAGCAGTCCCCACTTGGCTCAAACCCCAACTCCTCCCGCCTCTTGACTCTGGTCGTACTGACAGGGGGTTCTGGCCTCGTCCAAGTGGTGCCACATCCCCCGGAAACTCACCTGCCACCCCCGAGCCACCGTTTGAGCACATGTCCTTCCACAAGATCGTGGCGGGTGGTGTAGCCCTCTTCCTGTCTGTGTCGCTCATCCTTCTGGTCATCTACGTGTCGTGGAAGCGGTATCCCAGAACCATGAGGCAGCTCCAGCAGCACTCGGCGGGCCGAAAGCGGAGGAAAAAGGCCCCAGAGACGGAGCCGGAGTCTGGCCTgagcccccagctccaggagTACTACATGAGCTACAACCCGACGAGCTCAGACACCATGGACATGCTGGTTAACGGTACAGCCCCTTGCACCTGCACCATCTCCGGCTCCAGAGAATGTGAG
- the lrrtm4l2 gene encoding leucine-rich repeat transmembrane neuronal protein 4 isoform X2: MGWSRGGSRLVCLLLQVSVLALLAGAEKMCPRGCRCEGKIAYCESGSFQDIPENVSSGCQGLSLRYNGLTTLLPYQFAHLSQLVWLYLDHNAIGVVDSRAFQGVRRLKELILSSNKISQLHNQTFHGVPNLRNLDLSYNKLQELQPGQFQGLRKLQSLHLRSNGLTGIPIRAFLECRSLEFLDLGYNRLRAVTRTTFLGLLKLTELHLEHNQFSRINFFLFPRLLNLRALYLQWNRIRLITQGLPWTWHTLQKLDLSGNEIQALDPAIFQCLPNLQILNLESNKLSNVSQEAVASWTSLNTISLAGNVWDCGPGICPLVAWLRNFKGSKDTTMICSSPKSLQGEKVIEAVRNYSVCEETPTLAPTLMPTDQLTMVPMTATVRPPPPPTPAPTTRAVPTWLKPQLLPPLDSGRTDRGFWPRPSGATSPGNSPATPEPPFEHMSFHKIVAGGVALFLSVSLILLVIYVSWKRYPRTMRQLQQHSAGRKRRKKAPETEPESGLSPQLQEYYMSYNPTSSDTMDMLVNGTAPCTCTISGSRECEV; encoded by the exons ATGG GGTGGTCCCGTGGTGGCAGCCGGCTGGTATGTCTCCTTCTCCAAGTCTCGGTGCTGGCACTGCTTGCCGGCGCGGAGAAGATGTGCCCCCGGGGGTGTCGCTGCGAGGGGAAGATCGCTTACTGCGAGTCAGGATCCTTCCAGGACATTCCTGAGAACGTGTCCAGCGGCTGCCAGGGCCTGTCACTGCGCTACAATGGCTTGACGACCCTGCTGCCATACCAGTTTGCCCACCTCAGCCAGCTTGTCTGGCTCTACCTGGACCACAATGCCATCGGTGTGGTGGACAGCCGGGCCTTCCAGGGCGTGCGGCGGctcaaggagctgatcctgagcTCCAACAAGATCTCACAGCTCCACAACCAGACCTTTCATGGCGTGCCCAACCTGCGCAACCTGGACCTGTCCTACAACAAGCTGCAGGAGTTGCAGCCAGGTCAGTTCCAGggtctgcgcaaactgcagagCCTGCACCTGCGCTCCAATGGGCTCACGGGTATCCCCATCCGCGCCTTCCTGGAGTGTCGCAGCCTGGAGTTCCTGGACCTGGGATACAACCGCCTGCGTGCCGTCACACGCACCACCTTCCTGGGGCTGCTCAAGCTCACTGAGCTGCATCTGGAGCACAACCAGTTCTCCCGAATTAACTTCTTCCTCTTCCCGCGACTCCTCAACCTACGGGCGCTCTACCTACAATGGAACCGCATTCGTTTAATCACCCAGGGCCTCCCCTGGACCTGGCACACTCTGCAGAAACTGGACCTCTCTGGGAACGAGATCCAAGCCCTAGACCCGGCCATATTCCAGTGCCTGCCCAACTTGCAGATACTCAACCTAGAGTCCAACAAGCTCAGCAACGTGTCACAAGAGGCAGTGGCCTCGTGGACCTCTTTGAACACCATCAGCTTGGCCGGCAATGTGTGGGACTGCGGTCCGGGcatctgccccctggtggcctgGTTGAGGAACTTCAAGGGCAGCAAGGACACCACTATGATATGTAGCAGCCCCAAATCACTCCAGGGGGAGAAGGTGATAGAGGCTGTGAGGAATTACTCCGTCTGTGAGGAGACGCCAACTTTGGCACCGACCTTGATGCCGACGGACCAGCTGACTATGGTCCCCATGACAGCCACTGTGAGACCTCCTCCCCCACCTACTCCTGCCCCCACCACACGAGCAGTCCCCACTTGGCTCAAACCCCAACTCCTCCCGCCTCTTGACTCTGGTCGTACTGACAGGGGGTTCTGGCCTCGTCCAAGTGGTGCCACATCCCCCGGAAACTCACCTGCCACCCCCGAGCCACCGTTTGAGCACATGTCCTTCCACAAGATCGTGGCGGGTGGTGTAGCCCTCTTCCTGTCTGTGTCGCTCATCCTTCTGGTCATCTACGTGTCGTGGAAGCGGTATCCCAGAACCATGAGGCAGCTCCAGCAGCACTCGGCGGGCCGAAAGCGGAGGAAAAAGGCCCCAGAGACGGAGCCGGAGTCTGGCCTgagcccccagctccaggagTACTACATGAGCTACAACCCGACGAGCTCAGACACCATGGACATGCTGGTTAACGGTACAGCCCCTTGCACCTGCACCATCTCCGGCTCCAGAGAATGTGAGGTATGA